The Mercurialis annua linkage group LG8, ddMerAnnu1.2, whole genome shotgun sequence genome window below encodes:
- the LOC126661687 gene encoding uncharacterized protein LOC126661687 — MHKREYLTEADNAWRQNEFIAQKQGSMAVREYINRFEELYRFKEGLQTVLKNELSLYEGTQFRGWVEKSIENEKLREELQQEKTRGSRGNRVPWSWSGSQRSQSNDSNFSARQPTSTVSSVFSSGRGRGYQGTVNRGGRTSGFDRGYGRGSRFNANKEGGASTSTQPMLGTQITRPVVQPNVFALTPQEAVVSLDVTSGRLTIFSRDAYVLTGPGVTHSFIVSSFISCIPRDKSVMNHALVVDLPVGQSVVCQHVYKDCEIQIGDPKFEVDLVPFPH, encoded by the exons ATGCACAAAAG GGAGTATTTAACTGAAGCAGACAATGCATGGAGACAAAATGAGTTTATTGCTCAAAAGCAAGGTTCAATGGCAGTGCGGGAATACATTAATAGATTTGAAGAACTTTACCG ATTCAAAGAGGGGCTACAAACCGTTTTGAAGAATGAGCTATCATTGTATGAAGGAACGCAGTTCAGAGGCTGGGTAGAGAAGTCGATTGAAAACGAAAAGCTTAGAGAAGAGCTTCAACAAGAGA AGACGAGAGGATCTAGAGGTAATAGAGTACCCTGGTCTTGGTCTGGTTCACAGAGATCTCAGTCAAATGATAGTAATTTCTCAGCGAGACAACCAACATCTACTGTCAGTAGTGTG TTTAGCTCAGGTCGTGGTAGAGGTTACCAAGGTACTGTTAATAGAGGTGGTCGAACGTCAGGCTTTGATAGAGGTTATGGTCGAGGTTCTAGGTTTAATGCGAATAAGGAAGGCGGAGCCTCAACTTCAACACAACCTATGCTAGGTACTCAGATTACTAGACCTGTTGTACAACCTAATGTATTTGCTTTAACTCCACAAGAGGCAGTTGTTTCTCTAGATGTTACTTCTGGTAGGTTAACTATATTTAGTAGGGATGCTTATGTTTTAACTGGCCCTGGTGTAACACATTCTTTCATTGTGTCATCATTCATATCATGCATACCTCGGGATAAGAGTGTGATGAACCATGCTTTAGTTGTAGATTTGCCAGTGGGTCAGTCAGTAGTTTGTCAGCATGTTTATAAAGATTGTGAGATACAGATTGGGGATCCTAAGTTTGAGGTAGATTTAGTACCTTTTCCACATTAG